The proteins below are encoded in one region of Micromonospora pisi:
- a CDS encoding copper resistance CopC family protein: MRVGRIVARMVLPAVAGLAVLLAGVPAAAPAWAHSRLLGTNPADGTTVTSPVAAVRLTFDELVRADLSTVVVEDANQRRYADGPVQVLDHEMSQPVHPLGSGDYRVAWRAISADGHPVQGEFRFSVALPPGQEPAPPVQPAPPVEAAPVGATTTTPAGPDRRWWWVGGAVALVAVAAGLIRVRHGRAARTR, encoded by the coding sequence GTGCGGGTCGGACGGATCGTGGCGCGGATGGTGTTGCCGGCGGTAGCCGGGCTCGCCGTACTTCTGGCCGGTGTGCCGGCCGCCGCGCCGGCCTGGGCGCATTCCCGGCTGCTCGGCACCAACCCGGCCGACGGCACGACCGTGACCAGTCCGGTCGCGGCGGTCCGGCTGACCTTCGACGAACTCGTGCGGGCCGACCTGAGCACCGTCGTGGTCGAGGACGCGAACCAGCGTCGTTACGCTGACGGGCCGGTCCAGGTGCTCGACCACGAAATGAGCCAGCCGGTGCATCCGCTGGGTTCTGGCGACTACCGGGTCGCGTGGCGGGCGATCTCCGCCGACGGGCACCCGGTGCAGGGCGAGTTCCGGTTCAGCGTGGCGCTGCCACCCGGTCAGGAACCGGCTCCGCCGGTCCAGCCCGCTCCGCCGGTCGAGGCGGCCCCGGTCGGTGCGACCACGACCACACCCGCCGGCCCGGACCGGCGTTGGTGGTGGGTGGGGGGAGCGGTCGCCCTGGTCGCCGTCGCCGCCGGCCTGATCCGGGTACGGCACGGTCGAGCGGCCCGAACCCGATGA
- a CDS encoding zf-HC2 domain-containing protein — MGCEQYREALSAWLDGEDDPAERHVVERHLGECAECRSWMDAAATVTRLARTSVVSAQGELDERLLAAAPGPGRLRLAITLRVLLGVLGAVQFVLGAAQIAGIAGTQHLHDLTGTTVPANHLWHESAAWNVAIGAGFGWIALRRTRPVGILPTLTAFVAVLTLLSANDMIVGRVDVSRILSHGFIVAGYLIILALTRPALDPGEPPRQHDSGPSRWRASFDAEEAAPMPPLRLVRSHPGPRPAHARHDTHRAA; from the coding sequence GTGGGGTGCGAACAGTACCGGGAGGCGCTCTCGGCGTGGCTGGACGGCGAGGATGATCCGGCCGAGCGGCACGTCGTGGAGCGGCATCTCGGCGAATGCGCGGAATGCCGCTCGTGGATGGATGCCGCCGCCACGGTGACCCGACTGGCCCGGACCAGCGTGGTCAGCGCCCAAGGCGAACTCGACGAACGGCTGCTCGCGGCGGCACCCGGCCCCGGCCGGCTGCGCCTGGCGATCACGCTGCGCGTCCTGTTGGGGGTGCTCGGGGCGGTGCAGTTCGTCCTCGGAGCGGCACAGATCGCCGGCATCGCGGGCACCCAGCACCTGCACGACCTGACCGGGACCACGGTCCCGGCCAACCACCTCTGGCACGAGTCGGCCGCCTGGAACGTGGCCATCGGCGCCGGCTTCGGCTGGATCGCGCTGCGGCGTACCCGGCCGGTCGGGATCCTGCCCACCCTCACCGCCTTCGTGGCGGTGCTCACCCTGCTCTCGGCGAACGACATGATCGTCGGCCGGGTGGACGTGAGCCGGATCCTCAGCCACGGTTTCATCGTGGCCGGCTACCTGATCATCCTCGCCCTGACCCGGCCGGCGCTCGACCCCGGCGAACCGCCCCGGCAGCACGATTCCGGGCCGTCCCGCTGGCGGGCCAGCTTCGACGCCGAGGAAGCCGCCCCGATGCCGCCGCTGCGGCTGGTCCGCTCCCACCCCGGTCCCCGCCCCGCGCACGCCCGCCACGACACCCACCGCGCCGCCTGA
- a CDS encoding TIGR02611 family protein, whose translation MTDGDGDAVRPLLGGSTPVIKERRYQVSDDERVTYESGPKPAEGDSLVAERESEPKSLRQRVQTALEIIRANPTGRIALKIVVAVVGAVVVLVGLALIPLPGPGWLLVIAGLGVWAIEYHWARRLLAFTRRNVQAWTRWAGRQSWPVRLLLGAVGLVFVSVVVWLSLKYSLGIDLVADVLHYLATH comes from the coding sequence ATGACCGACGGTGACGGTGACGCGGTGCGCCCCCTGCTGGGTGGGTCGACACCCGTGATCAAGGAGCGGAGGTACCAGGTGTCCGACGACGAGCGCGTCACCTACGAGAGCGGGCCGAAGCCCGCCGAGGGCGACTCCCTGGTGGCGGAGCGAGAGTCGGAGCCGAAGAGTCTTCGGCAGCGGGTACAGACGGCCCTGGAGATCATCCGGGCCAACCCGACCGGCCGGATCGCTCTCAAGATCGTCGTGGCGGTGGTCGGCGCGGTGGTGGTGCTGGTCGGGCTCGCGCTCATCCCGTTGCCCGGCCCCGGCTGGCTGCTGGTGATCGCCGGTCTCGGGGTCTGGGCGATCGAATACCACTGGGCCCGGCGCCTGCTCGCCTTCACCCGGCGCAACGTGCAGGCCTGGACCCGCTGGGCGGGCCGGCAGTCCTGGCCGGTACGGCTCCTGCTCGGAGCGGTCGGCCTGGTCTTCGTCAGCGTGGTCGTCTGGCTCTCGCTGAAGTACAGCCTCGGTATCGACCTGGTCGCCGACGTACTCCACTACCTCGCGACCCACTGA
- a CDS encoding cytochrome c oxidase assembly protein, whose translation MSGPGAPEIRAVAAPVSAGAGGRRWWLPAAVGVAALAVLLLALRLGGAVESTAIAGLPDPGPVTRWGLPLLRLVLDGFATVTVGLLLTAAFLLPGDRGSVSPRGYLLLRRVTGCAIGWAFSAAAMLVLTVSDLLGQPIGQVRSATVLSFATSISQGRALALQAGLALLLAVLSRAGVSRTLAATMAVLALVAVLPPAFTGHAAGAGNHQLAVTSLALHVLAATVWLGGLVGLLSVRSGRLLADAAARYSRLALACFVLVAVSGLTNAWVRLGEWNQLWHSSYGSLLLGKIAALLLLGGLGALHRARTLPALRAGTAGAFVRLAAGEVVVFAATFGLAVALSRSPTPVPDNPVEPDPLVELLGFGLPPAPTAARMLGDVLPDMFFLTLTGFGIAAYLIGVYRLRRAGHLWPWSRTASWLAGLLLLAAITNLGVARYAYLLFSVHMVQHMVLSMAVPILLVGGAPVTLALRALRRPADPEVRGAREWLLILIHSRALRVLTHPLIALGIYVASLYGLYFSGLLGTLMRYHLGHLAMLTHFVLAGYLLFWVLIGIDPGRRRLPQPLLVVIHFAAMIFHAFLGVILMQSTTVIAPDWYSSVHPDWAGTLLADQHLGAGIAWAFGEVPAVIVMALLVRQWIRADEREQARLDRAADRARASGEEDELARYNAFLAEAARHDTRR comes from the coding sequence ATGAGCGGCCCAGGTGCACCGGAGATCCGTGCCGTTGCCGCTCCGGTCTCCGCTGGCGCCGGTGGGCGGCGCTGGTGGTTGCCGGCCGCCGTCGGGGTAGCGGCACTGGCCGTGCTCCTGCTGGCGCTGCGGCTCGGCGGGGCGGTGGAGAGCACCGCGATCGCCGGACTGCCCGACCCGGGCCCGGTCACCCGCTGGGGGCTGCCCCTGCTGCGGCTGGTCCTGGACGGGTTCGCCACCGTCACCGTCGGTCTGCTGCTCACGGCCGCCTTCCTACTTCCCGGCGACCGGGGCAGTGTGTCACCGCGCGGTTACCTGCTGCTTCGTCGGGTGACCGGCTGCGCGATCGGCTGGGCGTTCTCGGCAGCCGCCATGCTCGTACTGACCGTCTCCGACCTGCTCGGGCAGCCGATCGGCCAGGTGCGTTCCGCCACCGTCCTCAGTTTCGCCACCTCGATCAGCCAGGGGCGGGCGCTGGCATTGCAGGCCGGGCTGGCGCTGCTGCTCGCCGTACTGTCCAGGGCCGGGGTATCCCGGACACTGGCCGCGACCATGGCCGTACTGGCGCTGGTCGCGGTGCTGCCACCGGCGTTCACCGGGCACGCGGCCGGCGCCGGCAACCATCAACTGGCGGTGACCAGCCTGGCCCTGCACGTACTGGCCGCCACCGTCTGGCTCGGCGGCCTGGTCGGGCTGCTTTCGGTACGGAGCGGGCGGTTGCTGGCCGACGCGGCGGCGCGGTACAGCCGGCTCGCCCTGGCCTGCTTCGTCCTGGTGGCCGTGAGCGGGCTGACCAACGCCTGGGTACGGCTGGGGGAGTGGAACCAGCTCTGGCACTCCAGCTACGGGTCCCTGCTGCTCGGAAAGATCGCCGCGCTGCTGCTCCTGGGCGGGCTCGGTGCCCTCCACCGGGCCCGTACGCTGCCGGCCCTGCGGGCCGGAACGGCGGGGGCGTTCGTCCGGCTGGCCGCCGGCGAGGTGGTCGTCTTCGCGGCCACGTTCGGTCTGGCCGTGGCGCTGTCCCGCAGCCCGACCCCGGTTCCGGACAACCCGGTCGAGCCCGATCCGCTGGTCGAGCTGCTCGGCTTCGGGCTGCCACCGGCGCCGACGGCGGCACGGATGCTCGGCGACGTACTGCCGGACATGTTCTTCCTGACCCTGACCGGGTTCGGGATCGCCGCGTACCTGATCGGTGTGTATCGACTGCGCCGCGCGGGCCACCTGTGGCCGTGGTCGCGGACCGCGAGCTGGCTGGCCGGGCTGCTGCTGCTCGCCGCGATCACCAACCTCGGCGTCGCCCGGTACGCGTACCTGCTCTTCAGCGTGCACATGGTCCAGCACATGGTGCTCTCCATGGCGGTGCCGATCCTGCTCGTCGGCGGGGCGCCGGTCACGCTCGCCCTGCGGGCGCTGCGCCGACCCGCCGACCCCGAGGTGCGTGGCGCCCGGGAGTGGTTGCTGATCCTGATCCACAGTCGGGCGTTGCGGGTGCTGACCCATCCGTTGATCGCTCTCGGCATCTATGTCGCCAGCCTCTATGGGCTCTATTTCAGTGGGCTGCTCGGCACCCTGATGCGTTACCACCTGGGGCACCTGGCGATGCTCACCCACTTCGTGCTCGCCGGTTACCTGCTCTTCTGGGTGCTGATCGGGATCGACCCCGGCCGGCGGCGGCTGCCCCAGCCTCTGCTCGTGGTGATCCACTTCGCGGCGATGATCTTTCACGCCTTCCTCGGTGTGATCCTGATGCAGTCGACCACGGTCATCGCCCCGGACTGGTACAGCTCCGTACACCCGGACTGGGCCGGCACGCTCCTCGCCGACCAGCACCTCGGCGCCGGCATCGCCTGGGCGTTCGGTGAGGTACCGGCGGTGATCGTGATGGCTCTGCTGGTCCGGCAGTGGATCCGGGCGGACGAGCGGGAGCAGGCCCGGCTCGACCGTGCCGCCGACCGGGCGCGGGCGAGCGGCGAGGAGGACGAACTCGCCCGCTACAACGCCTTCCTGGCCGAGGCGGCCCGTCACGACACGCGCCGGTAG
- a CDS encoding DUF5709 domain-containing protein codes for MTTPDGSAETDVWFPHDEGQLSAEDTLEDRGLDDALDEGYSPPENYRGSTAFGVTAEEASIGESLDQRLTQEVPEQATPWDGPVLRTDLDEDALSREADEFLDANEVGDLRAGRLVAPDEGLGPDVDGESIGSDVGIAGGGASAEEAAMHIVEFP; via the coding sequence ATGACCACCCCTGACGGATCGGCCGAAACGGACGTCTGGTTCCCCCACGACGAGGGCCAACTGTCGGCGGAGGACACGCTGGAGGACCGAGGGCTCGACGACGCGCTCGACGAGGGCTACTCCCCGCCGGAGAACTACCGGGGCTCGACCGCCTTCGGTGTGACCGCCGAGGAGGCGAGCATCGGTGAGTCGCTCGACCAGCGGCTCACCCAGGAGGTCCCGGAGCAGGCGACGCCGTGGGACGGCCCGGTGCTCCGTACCGACCTCGACGAGGACGCACTCTCCCGCGAGGCTGACGAGTTCCTGGATGCCAACGAGGTCGGGGACCTGCGGGCCGGGCGCCTGGTCGCCCCGGACGAGGGCTTGGGACCCGACGTCGACGGTGAGTCGATCGGCAGCGATGTCGGAATCGCCGGTGGCGGCGCGTCGGCCGAGGAGGCCGCGATGCACATCGTCGAGTTCCCCTGA